In Acidobacteriota bacterium, one genomic interval encodes:
- a CDS encoding thiol peroxidase, which translates to MAKITLKGNPCHTCGELPPVGSTAPDFKLVNSALEEVSLRDFAGKKKILSIVPSLDTPVCAASARTFNERAGGRDDAVVLVISADLPFAQKRFCETEGLTGVHTLSLVRSRQFARDYGVLIEDGPLAGLTARALLVLDANDRIVHAQLVPEITQEPDYDAALQALDAC; encoded by the coding sequence ATGGCGAAGATCACCCTGAAAGGGAACCCCTGTCACACTTGCGGCGAACTGCCGCCGGTCGGAAGCACCGCCCCCGACTTCAAGCTGGTCAACAGCGCGCTCGAGGAGGTGTCGCTGCGCGATTTCGCGGGCAAGAAGAAGATCCTCAGCATCGTGCCGAGCCTGGACACGCCGGTGTGCGCCGCCTCCGCGCGGACGTTCAACGAACGGGCCGGCGGTCGGGACGATGCCGTCGTCCTGGTGATCTCGGCCGACCTGCCGTTCGCCCAGAAGCGGTTCTGCGAGACGGAAGGGCTGACCGGCGTGCACACCCTCTCGCTCGTCCGTTCGCGACAGTTCGCCCGGGACTACGGCGTGCTGATCGAGGACGGCCCGCTGGCCGGCCTGACGGCGCGGGCGCTTCTCGTCCTCGACGCGAACGACCGCATCGTCCACGCTCAGCTCGTCCCGGAGATCACCCAGGAGCCGGACTACGACGCCGCGCTCCAGGCGCTCGACGCCTGCTGA